A single window of Synechococcus sp. C9 DNA harbors:
- a CDS encoding FeoA family protein — translation MRHRWGQGQNPRQNQGFTYVNDATTSGEGSGIVSTYNSQMMPLSQVQPGERVRVVRVDCGEANPRLVGMGITQGAVLTVLSHLDSGSVVVECHGQRWGLGAGMAERIGVERWEAAMTKMTLGEAAIGSRVRVVGYAPGAGDYKRKLLGMGLTPGTILQVKRHAPLGDPTEIEVRGFALSLRKGEAAALQVVPVEGEANLGSDGQ, via the coding sequence ATGCGCCATCGCTGGGGTCAGGGGCAGAATCCCAGGCAAAATCAGGGGTTTACCTATGTGAATGATGCCACCACAAGCGGCGAAGGGTCGGGGATTGTCAGTACGTATAATTCTCAAATGATGCCCCTATCCCAAGTCCAGCCCGGGGAACGGGTGCGGGTGGTGCGGGTGGATTGCGGCGAGGCGAATCCCCGGTTGGTGGGCATGGGCATTACCCAGGGGGCGGTGCTGACGGTGTTGAGCCATCTGGATTCCGGTTCGGTGGTGGTGGAATGTCACGGTCAGCGGTGGGGGTTGGGGGCGGGGATGGCGGAGCGGATTGGTGTCGAGCGCTGGGAGGCGGCAATGACCAAGATGACCCTGGGGGAGGCGGCGATTGGCAGTCGGGTGCGGGTGGTGGGCTATGCGCCGGGGGCGGGGGATTACAAGCGGAAATTGCTGGGGATGGGCTTAACGCCGGGGACGATCCTGCAGGTGAAACGCCATGCGCCCTTGGGAGACCCGACGGAAATTGAGGTGCGGGGGTTTGCCCTGAGTCTGCGGAAAGGGGAAGCGGCGGCGTTGCAGGTGGTGCCGGTGGAGGGAGAAGCAAATTTAGGGAGCGATGGGCAATGA
- the feoB gene encoding Fe(2+) transporter permease subunit FeoB: MSKRTIALLGNPNCGKTTLFNALTGARQRVGNWPGVTVERKEGIYRDQGQTVTVVDLPGIYSLDVAAGGTGLDEQVARDYLLSGEANLVVNILDASNLERNLYLTTQLLEMGVPLVIALNMMDQAEGRGIRIDVAGLQQRLGCPVVPLCAHRGRGVAELKAVIRQALTQPQGAGVRPVYPPVIEQAFTELSHTAGLGSPWAVLYGLQAVDGANVAPVLETHRQEIFQTLGEDIDLLVADVRYTWIREVMGATVTFAGQVSQTLSDRIDRWVLHRWLGIPIFLGVMYLMFFVAMNVGGAFVDFFDMGVGTIAVKGTAHLLTQLHAPGWLIGLLADGVGGGIQTTATFIPQIGLLFVFLSVLEDSGYLARAAFVMDRLMRWIGLPGKSFVPMLVGFGCNIPAIMATRTLENQRDRLMTILMNPFMSCGARLSVYALFGAAFFPRNAQNVVFLLYLIGIGAAVFTGLVMKSTLLHGMAAPFIMELPPYHLPTLKGVAIHAWGRLQAFITKAGRMIIVMVVILGLLNSVGTDGSFGKQDSTDSLLSAVGRQITPVFAPMGVRPENWPATVGIFTGTFAKEVMVGTMNSLYGQLAQAEAADQGEPPAAFDLWGGLQEAVASIPQNFAALGEQLLDPLGMGVVSRSGEQEAVAEELGVQTTTFGQMALRFGSTTAAIAFLLFVLLYFPCVSATAAVYRETNLGWTVFVACWTTGLAYWVATFYYQFMTLKEHPARSLLWVLGLILVQLGVLWGLRAVSRPRLRRVPAGR; the protein is encoded by the coding sequence ATGAGCAAGCGGACGATTGCCTTACTGGGAAATCCCAATTGTGGGAAGACGACATTATTTAATGCCTTGACGGGGGCACGCCAACGGGTAGGCAATTGGCCAGGGGTAACGGTGGAACGCAAGGAGGGCATCTACAGGGATCAGGGGCAAACGGTGACGGTGGTGGATTTGCCGGGGATTTATTCCCTGGATGTGGCAGCGGGGGGCACGGGGCTGGATGAACAGGTGGCACGGGATTACCTGCTCAGCGGTGAAGCCAACCTGGTGGTGAATATCCTGGATGCCAGCAATCTGGAGCGGAATCTTTACCTGACGACCCAGCTTTTGGAAATGGGGGTGCCGCTGGTAATTGCCCTGAACATGATGGATCAAGCGGAAGGGCGGGGGATACGGATTGACGTGGCTGGTTTGCAACAGCGGTTGGGCTGTCCGGTCGTGCCTTTGTGTGCCCATCGGGGGCGGGGGGTGGCAGAACTTAAGGCAGTCATCCGGCAGGCATTGACCCAGCCGCAGGGGGCGGGGGTGCGCCCTGTTTATCCCCCGGTGATCGAGCAAGCCTTTACCGAACTTTCCCATACAGCAGGTCTGGGTTCCCCTTGGGCGGTGCTGTACGGGTTGCAAGCGGTGGATGGGGCGAACGTTGCACCGGTGTTAGAAACCCATCGGCAGGAGATTTTTCAAACCTTGGGGGAAGACATTGACCTCTTGGTTGCCGATGTCCGTTACACCTGGATTCGGGAGGTGATGGGGGCGACGGTCACTTTCGCTGGGCAGGTTAGCCAAACGCTTTCGGATCGGATTGACCGCTGGGTATTGCACCGGTGGCTGGGGATTCCCATCTTCCTCGGGGTGATGTACCTCATGTTCTTCGTGGCGATGAATGTGGGGGGAGCCTTTGTGGATTTTTTTGATATGGGGGTGGGCACGATTGCGGTGAAGGGCACGGCGCATCTGTTGACCCAACTCCATGCACCCGGCTGGTTGATTGGGCTGTTGGCGGACGGGGTGGGGGGTGGCATTCAAACGACGGCGACCTTCATTCCCCAAATTGGCTTATTGTTTGTCTTTTTATCGGTGTTGGAGGATTCCGGGTATTTGGCGCGGGCGGCGTTTGTGATGGACCGGCTGATGCGGTGGATTGGCTTGCCGGGGAAGTCCTTTGTGCCGATGCTGGTGGGGTTTGGGTGTAATATCCCGGCAATTATGGCGACCCGTACCTTGGAAAATCAACGGGACCGGTTGATGACGATTCTGATGAACCCGTTTATGTCCTGCGGGGCGCGGCTGTCCGTGTATGCCCTGTTTGGGGCGGCGTTTTTTCCGAGGAATGCCCAAAATGTGGTGTTTCTGCTGTACCTGATTGGCATTGGGGCGGCGGTGTTTACGGGTTTGGTGATGAAAAGTACCCTGTTACACGGGATGGCGGCTCCCTTCATTATGGAATTGCCGCCGTACCATTTGCCGACGCTCAAGGGGGTAGCCATCCACGCCTGGGGACGGTTGCAAGCGTTTATTACCAAAGCGGGGCGGATGATTATTGTGATGGTGGTGATTTTGGGCTTGTTAAATTCGGTGGGAACCGATGGTTCCTTTGGGAAACAGGACAGTACCGATTCCCTGCTCAGTGCGGTTGGTCGGCAGATTACGCCAGTATTTGCACCGATGGGGGTGCGACCGGAGAATTGGCCCGCAACGGTGGGGATATTTACCGGGACGTTTGCCAAGGAGGTGATGGTGGGGACGATGAATTCCCTCTATGGGCAGTTGGCGCAGGCGGAAGCGGCAGACCAAGGGGAACCACCGGCGGCATTTGACCTGTGGGGCGGTCTCCAGGAGGCAGTTGCCAGCATTCCCCAAAATTTTGCCGCCCTAGGGGAGCAGTTGCTTGACCCGCTGGGGATGGGGGTAGTCAGCAGGAGTGGGGAGCAGGAGGCAGTGGCGGAGGAATTGGGGGTGCAGACGACTACCTTTGGTCAAATGGCTCTCCGTTTTGGCAGTACCACGGCGGCAATTGCGTTTCTGCTGTTTGTCCTGCTGTATTTCCCCTGTGTATCGGCGACAGCGGCGGTGTATCGAGAAACCAATCTGGGCTGGACGGTGTTTGTCGCCTGCTGGACCACCGGGCTGGCTTATTGGGTCGCTACCTTTTATTACCAGTTCATGACCTTGAAGGAACACCCCGCACGTTCCCTGTTGTGGGTATTGGGACTCATCCTGGTACAGTTGGGGGTTTTGTGGGGATTGCGTGCCGTCAGTCGCCCCCGTTTGCGTCGGGTACCCGCCGGGAGGTAA
- a CDS encoding FeoC-like transcriptional regulator, whose product MLLQDLQGYLQTHRQVALTKLCQHVHMDADALRPVLDVLIRKGRVRYLHQPKCGGCHTCQASDLELYEWVEKPP is encoded by the coding sequence ATGCTTTTGCAAGACCTGCAAGGTTATTTACAAACACACCGGCAAGTTGCGTTGACCAAGTTATGTCAACACGTGCACATGGATGCCGATGCCCTCCGTCCGGTCTTGGATGTATTAATTCGCAAAGGGCGGGTGCGATACTTACACCAGCCAAAGTGTGGGGGCTGTCACACTTGTCAAGCCAGCGATTTAGAACTGTACGAGTGGGTAGAAAAACCACCCTAA
- the ftnA gene encoding non-heme ferritin, which translates to MLSPQMIDKLNAQINLEIASSHLYLQMSSWCAHQALEGCATFLEQHADEELMHMRRLLSYLHETGALAVLGAVEAPPTSFPSLTAMFEQVYAHEKLITAKINDLVHLANTEPDYATLQFLQWYVAEQHQEEFLFKSILDKINLIGVTGQGLFFIDRELAALATSKQPANLPQG; encoded by the coding sequence ATGCTTTCACCGCAAATGATTGACAAACTCAACGCCCAGATCAACCTAGAAATCGCCTCATCCCATCTTTATTTACAAATGAGTTCCTGGTGCGCCCACCAAGCCCTAGAGGGTTGTGCGACCTTTTTGGAACAACACGCCGACGAGGAACTGATGCACATGCGGCGGCTTTTGAGTTATTTACATGAAACCGGTGCGTTAGCCGTTTTGGGTGCAGTCGAAGCGCCTCCTACGAGTTTTCCCTCCTTGACCGCCATGTTTGAGCAGGTTTATGCCCATGAGAAACTCATTACTGCCAAAATTAACGACCTGGTGCATCTGGCGAATACGGAACCGGATTACGCCACCCTGCAATTTTTACAATGGTATGTGGCGGAACAACACCAGGAAGAATTTTTGTTCAAAAGTATCTTGGATAAAATTAATTTGATCGGGGTGACGGGTCAGGGTTTATTCTTTATTGACCGGGAATTAGCCGCCCTTGCCACCAGTAAACAACCTGCAAATTTGCCCCAAGGGTAG
- a CDS encoding type 1 glutamine amidotransferase translates to MKFLVIKHVLVEGLGAFARWCERAGIAVDLVELERGETLPDPQNYQAVWVMGGPMNVADETEYPWLRTEKAWIRRVVQDVQIPYMGVCLGAQLLADALGGDVGAMSVPEVGLGQVYVTKPAVEHPLMRGLPERFLALHWHGQEVKTLPAQGLLLASSDACRVQAYAVGAYAFGIQFHSEVEAQTVRDWSPLPAYRSALEQVLGATGCETLAEAVTAKLPVMTPIAEQLFANFCAIVCQRWG, encoded by the coding sequence ATGAAATTTTTAGTAATTAAACACGTGTTGGTGGAGGGGTTGGGTGCTTTTGCCCGTTGGTGTGAGCGGGCGGGAATTGCGGTAGATTTGGTGGAATTGGAACGGGGGGAGACCCTCCCCGATCCCCAAAATTATCAAGCGGTTTGGGTGATGGGTGGACCAATGAATGTGGCAGATGAAACGGAGTACCCCTGGTTGCGAACCGAAAAGGCATGGATTCGCCGGGTGGTGCAGGATGTACAAATTCCTTACATGGGTGTGTGTTTGGGGGCGCAACTGCTGGCGGATGCCCTCGGCGGTGACGTGGGTGCGATGTCCGTACCGGAGGTGGGTTTGGGGCAGGTGTATGTGACCAAACCGGCGGTGGAACATCCCTTGATGCGGGGATTGCCGGAACGGTTCCTGGCGTTGCATTGGCATGGACAGGAGGTGAAAACCTTACCGGCACAGGGGTTGCTGTTGGCTTCTTCGGATGCCTGCCGGGTACAAGCCTATGCGGTAGGTGCCTATGCGTTTGGGATACAGTTTCATTCGGAGGTGGAGGCGCAGACGGTGCGGGACTGGAGCCCATTACCGGCGTATCGCTCTGCCCTGGAGCAGGTGTTGGGAGCGACGGGCTGTGAAACCTTGGCTGAAGCCGTTACTGCCAAATTGCCGGTCATGACCCCGATTGCTGAGCAGTTGTTTGCTAATTTTTGCGCTATTGTCTGCCAACGGTGGGGATAG
- a CDS encoding phosphate-starvation-inducible PsiE family protein: MIRLLETIQDFIVICLCVGLFSFMLLKLWEMVLSLLPPLQFQLVTSDILFLLILVELFRLLIIYLQEHRVSIGVAVEVSIVSILREIIVRGVLEIPWVQGLVTCVFLLVLGVLLVIRVWIPPTFDGIDPEQFISEWHRSRLSKRLDKKSTP; the protein is encoded by the coding sequence ATGATTCGGTTATTGGAAACCATCCAAGATTTTATTGTGATTTGCCTGTGTGTTGGGCTGTTTAGTTTCATGCTTCTCAAACTCTGGGAAATGGTTCTATCCTTACTCCCCCCCCTACAGTTTCAATTGGTAACCTCTGATATTTTATTCCTGTTAATTTTGGTTGAGTTATTTCGCCTACTTATTATCTACTTACAAGAGCATCGAGTCTCCATTGGGGTAGCGGTAGAAGTATCCATTGTCTCAATTTTGAGAGAAATTATTGTGCGGGGGGTTTTAGAAATTCCTTGGGTTCAAGGGCTAGTAACTTGTGTATTTTTGCTCGTTTTAGGAGTGTTACTGGTCATTCGAGTGTGGATACCCCCAACCTTTGATGGCATTGACCCAGAGCAATTTATTTCTGAATGGCATCGCTCTCGCCTTAGTAAAAGATTAGATAAGAAAAGTACTCCTTGA